Proteins from a single region of Osmerus eperlanus chromosome 26, fOsmEpe2.1, whole genome shotgun sequence:
- the LOC134013052 gene encoding BMP/retinoic acid-inducible neural-specific protein 3-like: MAPWGLPSLRLHCWAWMWLLAAAVDSLPNEQPGGPLDWLLSDKGPFHHSQEYTDFVERNRQGFSTRYKIYREFGRWKVNNLAVERRDFLESPLPLTPDFVRNIRLLGRRPTTQMITDNLIRKYGTHFLLSATLGGEEALTIFVDKRKLSKKADVSDFSGSGNSSSVSLEALHQLAASYFIDRESTLRKLHHIQIASTAIKVTETRTGPLGCSNYDNLDSVSSVLVQSPENKVHLQGLQVILPDYLRGGFVRAALSYIACNGEGAFVCKDNDCWCRCDPKFPECNCPYTDIQAMEESLRRVTETWGALYREFEDSDEFKTFLTRLPQNIFLNSTTIQHLWSLDGVFQWRYEQLENNMRLLFRRAQRVVFKLFSLSKRCNRQPSIRLPIGRPQSYWLNHFQSLLYCSENNQLGSFSEELRRCSCSHEHSPCQAPPPCSTGEGHACAACAPDNHTRCGSCNAGYALVQGLCRPTVADSTENYLGFETDLQDLELRYLLQRADRRLEVHAIFISNDMRLNSWFDPSWRKRMLLTLKSNKYKSSHVHMLLGVSMQVCLTKNSTLEPVLTLYINPFGGSHSESWYIPVSENSFPDWQATKLDLPLECFNWTLTLGNRWKTFFETIHIYLRSRIKTQGGGGAAPGNDTVYYEPLEMVDASRNLGYMKINSIQVFGYSMHFDPEAIRDLILQLDYPYTQGSQDSALLQLLEIRDRVNRLSPPGPQRLDLFSCLLRHRLKLTASEVVRIHASLQAFGARLPNSLDYETTKLCS; encoded by the exons GGAGTTTGGGAGGTGGAAGGTGAACAACTTGGccgtggagaggagagacttcCTGGAGTCGCCGTTGCCTCTGACTCCAGATTTCGTCCGCAACATCCGTCTCCTTGGCCGTCGGCCCACCACCCAGATGATCACCGACAACCTGATCAGGAAGTACGGAACCCACTTCCTGTTGTCGGCCACGCTAGGAG GAGAAGAGGCCTTAACGATATTCGTGGACAAGCGTAAATTGAGCAAGAAGGCGGACGTGAGCGATTTCTCGGGCTCTGGGAACTCTTCCTCAGTGAGTCTGGAGGCTCTTCACCAGCTGGCGGCCTCCTACTTCATCGACAGGGAGAGCACCCTGCGCAAGCTGCACCACATCCAGATAGCCTCCACCGCCATCAAG GTAACAGAGACCCGGACAGGCCCTCTTGGCTGCAGTAACTATGACAACCTGGATTCTGTGAGTTCTGTATTGGTTCAGAGTCCAGAGAACAAGGTTCATCTTCAAG GCTTGCAGGTGATTCTGCCCGACTACCTGCGGGGCGGCTTCGTCCGAGCGGCGCTCAGCTACATCGCCTGCAACGGCGAGGGCGCCTTCGTCTGCAAAGACAACGACTGCTGGTGCAGGTGCGACCCGAAGTTCCCAGAATGCAACTGCCCCTACACGGACATCCAGGCCATGGAGGAGAGCCTCAGGCGCGTCACGGAGACCTGGGGGGCGCTCTACAGAGAGTTCGAGGATTCAG ACGAGTTCAAAACCTTTCTGACGAGGCTTCCCCAGAACATCTTCCTGAACTCGACCACGATCCAGCACCTGTGGTCCCTGGACGGCGTGTTCCAGTGGCGCTACGAGCAGCTGGAGAACAACATGCGCCTGCTCTTCAGGAGAGCCCAGCGGGTCGTCTTCAAGCTCTTCAGCCTCAGCAAGAGGTGCAATAGACAGCCCAGCATCCGCCTCCCCATTGGACG GCCCCAGTCCTACTGGCTGAACCACTTCCAGTCTCTCCTCTACTGCTCCGAGAACAACCAGCTGGGCTCCTTCTCCGAGGAGCTCCGCAGATGCTCCTGCAGCCACGAGCACAGCCCCTGCCAGGCCCCTCCGCCGTGCTCCACCGGGGAGGGCCACGCCTGCGCCGCCTGCGCCCCGGACAACCACACCCGCTGCGGGAGCTGCAACGCGGGCTACGCCCTGGTGCAGGGGCTCTGCAGGCCGACGGTGGCCGACTCCACGGAGAACTACCTGGGCTTCGAGACTGACCTTCAGGACCTGGAGCTGCGCTACCTTCTCCAGAGAGCCGACCGAAGGCTGGAG GTGCACGCCATCTTCATCAGCAACGACATGCGCCTCAACAGCTGGTTCGACCCGtcgtggaggaagaggatgctGCTGACGCTCAAGAGCAACAAGTACAAGTCCAGCCACGTCCACATGCTGCTGGGCGTGTCCATGCAGGTGTGCCTCACCAAGAACAGCACCCTGGAGCCCGTGCTCACCCTCTACATCAACCCTTTCGGGGGCAGCCACTCGGAGAGCTGGTACATCCCCGTGAGTGAGAACAGCTTCCCGGACTGGCAGGCCACGAAGCTGGACCTCCCGCTGGAGTGCTTCAACTGGACGCTCACCCTGGGGAACCGGTGGAAGACCTTCTTCGAGACCATCCACATTTACCTGAGGAGCCGGATCAAGAcgcagggggggggcggggccgcGCCCGGGAACGACACTGTTTACTACGAGCCTCTGGAGATGGTGGACGCCTCGCGGAACCTGGGCTACATGAAGATCAACAGCATCCAGGTGTTCGGCTACAGCATGCACTTTGACCCGGAAGCCATCCGCGACCTGATCCTGCAGCTGGACTACCCGTACACCCAGGGCTCCCAGGACTCGGCCTtgctgcagctgctggagaTCAGGGACCGAGTCAACCGGCTGTCCCCTCCAGGGCCCCAGAGGCTGGACCtgttctcctgcctcctgcggCACAGGCTCAAACTAACTGCCAGCGAGGTGGTCCGTATCCACGCCTCCCTCCAGGCCTTCGGGGCGCGCTTGCCCAACTCTTTGGATTACGAGACCACCAAACTGTGTAGCTAA